Proteins encoded by one window of Haloarcula pelagica:
- a CDS encoding FAD-dependent oxidoreductase, translated as MPHVVIIGGGPAGLSAALFTAKNGLDTTLFDTDATWLHKAHLFNYLGIESIGGESFLDVARDQVDEFGVELNQGHEVTDVIKDGSEFHVVADDMGCAADYIVLATGANRDLAGELGCAVTEDGVVDVDVTMETSVENAYATGAMVRSEEWQAIISAGDGAAAALNILSKEKGEHFHDFDTPADAD; from the coding sequence ATGCCACACGTGGTTATCATCGGCGGCGGACCAGCGGGATTGAGTGCGGCGCTGTTCACCGCGAAGAACGGGCTCGACACCACGCTGTTCGACACGGACGCGACGTGGCTGCACAAGGCGCACCTGTTCAACTATCTCGGAATCGAGTCGATCGGCGGTGAGTCCTTCCTGGATGTCGCTCGTGACCAGGTAGACGAGTTCGGCGTCGAACTGAACCAGGGCCACGAAGTCACCGACGTAATCAAGGACGGCTCGGAGTTCCACGTCGTCGCCGACGACATGGGCTGTGCTGCCGATTACATCGTCCTCGCAACCGGTGCAAATCGTGACCTCGCCGGGGAACTGGGCTGTGCGGTTACCGAGGACGGCGTCGTCGATGTCGACGTGACGATGGAGACGAGCGTCGAGAACGCCTACGCGACCGGCGCGATGGTCCGTTCCGAGGAGTGGCAGGCGATCATCTCCGCCGGTGACGGGGCTGCTGCTGCCCTCAATATCCTCTCGAAGGAGAAAGGTGAGCACTTCCACGACTTCGATACGCCGGCAGACGCCGACTGA
- a CDS encoding DUF7522 family protein encodes MSDRDDIASFTEKLISVCRTIVGDELRSITYFTDEDVQQVYLRSDLDRTADLVGFAEIERTGFRADEKYQGTQLGEYQATIRMFENGYLTRVVTDHAGVWVTTDSISIDRFEELSTSLRAVLRELRRDER; translated from the coding sequence ATGAGCGACCGAGACGACATCGCCTCGTTCACGGAGAAACTGATCAGCGTCTGTCGAACCATCGTCGGAGACGAACTCCGAAGTATCACCTACTTCACCGACGAGGATGTCCAGCAGGTGTACCTCCGTTCGGATCTGGACCGCACGGCCGACCTCGTCGGCTTTGCGGAGATCGAGCGGACCGGGTTCCGGGCGGACGAGAAATATCAGGGGACACAGCTCGGAGAGTACCAGGCGACGATCCGCATGTTCGAGAACGGTTACCTCACTCGCGTCGTGACGGACCACGCCGGCGTGTGGGTGACGACTGACAGCATCTCGATCGATCGGTTCGAGGAACTGTCTACGTCACTGAGAGCAGTCCTCCGCGAGCTGCGACGTGACGAACGCTGA